In Candidatus Neomarinimicrobiota bacterium, the genomic stretch GCAAAACTGATTCGTTACCGATTTGTGACGCCATGGGTGGCACTGAATCAAACAACCGGATATCGTTACCGCTTCTTGAACAATGTTGATCGAGTGAATTTTCTCAACCGTTTACTTGGTCAGAATATTGTATTCATGGCCCGAGAAATGGGGATGGAATTGGAAGAAAATATCTTCACAAAAGTAACTTTATCATCATTATTCCCAAGGCCGGTGGATGAAAATAACTGGGGCGCATTTGATGGCGAGTTTCGCGCCAACTTTGTATTACCAAATTATTTGGGAATAGGAAACGGTATTACCCGTGGTTACGGCACATTATTCGGCTTGTTTAATCCAGAAGTGTTCTCCTTTAATGAAGGCGATCTCAAGGAGTTGGAAGACCAAGCAGTTAAAGATGAGGACGAACCTACAGTAGCTGAATCTGATTTGCAGGAAATTGATGTTGAAAAAGTCCCGAGGCCTAAAAAAGTCCCCGGCCAAAATTCCGCACCTGCTAGAAGAAGCAAAAAAGTTCTTTCAGAAGAGTTTGACATAGAAGAAGATGAAGCTGTTTATGAAACGAATGTAGCTAAATCGAAAGAAAAACCGGCGGTGACTTCTGCACCTAAAAAACGGGGCAGAAAACCAAAAGTTGAAAAGCCTGATTCTTCTGATGTGAATTATAACTCAGAAAAATATCACAAAAAACAACACAGCCTTTAAGTTTAGTATTAACTCATGACTGTTTTTGCTGATCGCGTTCAACGTGTTAAACCATCCTTTACGCTCGAAATGACTTCCCGGGCCGCAGAATTGCGTGCCCAGGGCGTGGATGTGATTAATTTTAGCGCTGGTCAGCCGGACTTTAATACACCGGAAAATATTCGTAATGCCGCCAAGGCGGCTATGGATAAAGGTGATACAAAATATACTGCAGGTTCAGGTACGATTGAATTACGAGAAGCAGTCTGTACTAAGCTAAAGAGGGAAAACCATTTGGTAGTATCCCCAGACCAGGTGTTGGTTTCCAATGGAGAAAAGCAGAGTCTTTACTTGGCTTGTCAAGCCCTGTTTCAAGAGGGAGATGAAGTGCTAATATTTAAACCCTATTGGGTGTCTTTCCCTGAGTTTGTAACTTTGTCCGACGCAACACCGGTATTAGTGAATACAATTTCAAAACAGAATTTCGAGCCTGACCTAGAGGATTTGAAATCCAAAATAAATGATCGGGTGAAAGGCATTATTTTAAATTCACCCTCTAATCCGACCGGAAGTGTCTGGTCGGATGAAGCCATCATCAATATACTTGGTATTGCAAAGGAAAATGGTTGGATCGTTATTTCGGATGAATGTTATGAACGCCTAGTTTTTGAAGGAGAATTTACAAGTTTTCAAAAATTGAGCGACGATCACCACATTGGTGCCAATATTGTAACCTGTATGAGTTTATCGAAAACATATTCCATGACGGGGTGGCGGATTGGTTATTCTTTTGGTGAAAAATCCATCATTCAGGCTATGAGCAAGATTCAAGGACAGGCAACATCATGTGCAAATTCGATTGGCCAAGCTGCTTCGGTAGAAGCACTGACAGGTGACCAATCTGCGGTGGCAATGATGCTGGGAAAATTTAAAGAGCGGCGCGACTTAATGGTGTCGCTTCTCAATGACATTCCCGGTGTAAATTGTGACATTCCAGGTGGCGCATTTTATGCGTTTCCGGATTTTTCCAACTATGTTAGCAAATCATTTCGCGGAAAAGTTATTAAAGATTCATTTGATCTTTGTGAAGTGATCTTAAGTGAAGCCAAAGTTGTAACAGTCCCCGGGGACGGGTTTGGTGCGCCAGGACATATACGTTTTTCTTACCCCGTGGGGGAAGAAATAATTCGCGAGGGAATTAGCCGCGTGCAAAAAGTTTTAGAACAATTAAATTGATTAGAAATAGGGAGTTACCAATGAAAGCAAATACACATCCCGAATATAAAATGGGTAATGTTGTTTGTTCCTGTGGCCATACATTTGAGGTGTATAGTACAATGGGCGATCAGCGGATTGAAATCTGTTCTGAATGTCATCCATTTTATACAGGAAAACAAAAGCTGGTTGATACTGCTGGACGTATTGAAAAGTTCAAAAAGAAATACGGCAAAGCAAACCAGTAACATAAGTAAAAATAGGAATGGCCTCATGGTTGGTACGTCTAACCTGGGGCCTTTTTTTTTATGATTAAAACAATTTTATTATCCATAATGAAACCCACTATTCTGGTGGGTGGGCAAGCCGTTATCGAAGGGGTCATGATGCGCGTCCCAGGAGCCTATGCCACCGCGGTAAGAGACCCTGAGGGAAAAGTCCATGTTGACCGCCATGATTTTAAATCGATTGTGGAACGATCATCTTTTTGGAAGAAACCGATTTTTCGAGGTATGGCAGGATTATTTGAAGCGATGAAAATGGGCATGGCCACTTTGCAATGGTCTGCGGATATTGCCATTCCGGAAGAAGAAGACAAAAAGCCTAGTAAATTGATGGATTTTTTATCCTCCGCTTTTGCGATTCTTTTGGCTGTAACACTTTTCATGATTGCGCCTATGTGGATAACCACAAAGCTGTTGGATGTCGAAAAAGAAGCTGTGGCATTCAATATGGTATCTGGCGGTTTTCGAATTACTTTTTTTGTCGTGTACCTCTTTCTCATTTCACTTATGAAAGATGTGGGTCGTCTATTTCAATACCACGGTGCGGAGCATCGCGTGGTCTATAATTTCGAATCGGGCAAAAATGTGGATATACCCAACGCACAGAGCTTCCCAACACAGCATCCCCGTTGTGGGACAAGTTTTATGTTTATCGTTTTACTATCAGCCATAATCGTTTTTTCCATCATTGATACCATTGTTATGTCTATAACAGGCCATATTAGTTTGCCCATCCGATTGATGGTACACTTGCCCATGATTCCACTGGTGGCAGGTATATCTTATGAAGTCATTAAGATTACGGCTCGTAATGGTGAAAACGTTTTTTTCAAAATGTTAAGAGCGCCGGGTTTGTGGCTGCAAAATATTACCACTCGCAAACCGGAAGATGATATGGTGGAGGTGGCCATCACTGCCCTGAAAGAAGCATTTGGTGATCAATATGAAGAAATGGTTGGTAAGGAATATGTGGCTGAAGCAATTGGATGATTGATAAACTTAAAGATATTATCACCCATTTTGAGTCTCTTGAATCCCAGATGGCAGAACCGGACTTCATGAACGACCAAACGCGCTTTATAGAAGTGGCGAAAGAATACCGACGATTTCGTCCTATTGTAGAAAAATCAAAAGAATATATAGCTATACAAGAACAAATAGATGACGATAATGAAATATTGGCAGGGGACGACCTTGAATTAAAGGATATTGCCCAAGCAGAAATAGAAGAATTAGAAAAAGCTTTATCCGAATTAGAAAAAGAGCTGAAAGTACTTTTGTTGCCCCATGATCCTACCGATGATAAAAATACTATTATAGAAGTTCGGGCCGGAACAGGAGGCGATGAAGCTGCATTGTTTGCAGCAGATATTTACCGTATGTATTCCCGTTTTGCTGAACGCAATGGCTGGAAGTATGAAGTGATGGAGTCAAATTCCATTGGTATTGGCGGTTTTAAAGAAGTCATTTTTTCTGTGTCCGGTGAAGGTGTTTACGGTATGATGAAATTTGAAAGTGGCGTACATCGAGTTCAACGTGTACCCAAGACTGAAACTAGTGGACGAGTGCATACATCGGCAGCAACTGTAGCAGTTTTACCTGAAGCGGAAGAAGCGGACATTGAAGTAGTTGATGCGGACCTTAAAATTGATACTTACCGCGCAAGTGGCGCAGGAGGTCAACATGTGAATAAAACGGAATCGGCCATTCGCATTACCCATCTCCCTACAGGTTTAGTGGTAACCTGTCAGGATGAAACATCCCAGCATAAAAACAAGGCCGCGGCACTAAAAGTTCTTCGTTCAAGATTATTGGCTGAGGAACAGGATAAGCTTGCTCGGGAACGTGCAGCCGTACGGAGAGATATGGTTTCTACCGGGGATCGTTCAGCTAAGATTCGCACCTATAATTTTCCCCAAGGGAGAATCACTGACCATCGCATCAATTTTACCGCTTATAACCTTGAGAGTGTCATGGATGGTGATATTGGTGATATTATCGAAAATTTGAAATTAGCGGATCAACAAGCCCAATTGGCTTCTGTGACAGAATAATATGAGTCACACCGCTGAACGAAAAGATCAAATTTGGCGAGTGATTGATATAATTAAATGGGGCGAGGATTATTTTCAATCCAAAGGATTTGAAAGTCCAAAACGTGAGATTGAATGGCTCCTTTGTGATTTATTAAATTATAAACGAATCGACCTTTATGTCCAATTTGAAGAATCCATCTCACCTATAAAACTGAATCAACTTCGAGGTTGGGTTAAACGTCGCGTGTCCCGAGAACCGCTTCAGTATATTACAGGGCAAACAGAATTTTATGGTCACCCATTTAAAGTAACCACAGATGTACTGATTCCTAGGCCTGAAACTGAACGGTTGGTCGATGTTGCCCTTCATACCATTGGCAACATTACACATCCCAAAGTCTTGGAAGTCGGCGCTGGATCAGGATGTATCGCTGTTTCAATTGGGGCAGAAAAATCTGATGCGGCTATTCTTTCTATTGATGTTTCTAAAGCGGCCATTCAGATGGCACAAAAAAATGCAAAATTGAACAAGATAGAAAATATAGAATTTAGTCATATGGATTTCTTAAATGATTTACCTAAGGGACAATTCGATTTGTTGGTATCCAACCCGCCCTATATCCCTGAAAATGAAGTTAAGGAAACAATGCCGGAAGTTCACCAACATGAACCAGAAATAGCCCTTACAGACCAAAAAGACGGACTCACATTTTATCGTCGCATTGCTGAAGTAATAACAAATTTGGTCAAACCCGGCGGGTGGGCTGTAATGGAAGTTGGGTTGGGAGA encodes the following:
- a CDS encoding pyridoxal phosphate-dependent aminotransferase, which produces MTVFADRVQRVKPSFTLEMTSRAAELRAQGVDVINFSAGQPDFNTPENIRNAAKAAMDKGDTKYTAGSGTIELREAVCTKLKRENHLVVSPDQVLVSNGEKQSLYLACQALFQEGDEVLIFKPYWVSFPEFVTLSDATPVLVNTISKQNFEPDLEDLKSKINDRVKGIILNSPSNPTGSVWSDEAIINILGIAKENGWIVISDECYERLVFEGEFTSFQKLSDDHHIGANIVTCMSLSKTYSMTGWRIGYSFGEKSIIQAMSKIQGQATSCANSIGQAASVEALTGDQSAVAMMLGKFKERRDLMVSLLNDIPGVNCDIPGGAFYAFPDFSNYVSKSFRGKVIKDSFDLCEVILSEAKVVTVPGDGFGAPGHIRFSYPVGEEIIREGISRVQKVLEQLN
- the rpmE gene encoding 50S ribosomal protein L31, coding for MKANTHPEYKMGNVVCSCGHTFEVYSTMGDQRIEICSECHPFYTGKQKLVDTAGRIEKFKKKYGKANQ
- a CDS encoding DUF1385 domain-containing protein, whose protein sequence is MIKTILLSIMKPTILVGGQAVIEGVMMRVPGAYATAVRDPEGKVHVDRHDFKSIVERSSFWKKPIFRGMAGLFEAMKMGMATLQWSADIAIPEEEDKKPSKLMDFLSSAFAILLAVTLFMIAPMWITTKLLDVEKEAVAFNMVSGGFRITFFVVYLFLISLMKDVGRLFQYHGAEHRVVYNFESGKNVDIPNAQSFPTQHPRCGTSFMFIVLLSAIIVFSIIDTIVMSITGHISLPIRLMVHLPMIPLVAGISYEVIKITARNGENVFFKMLRAPGLWLQNITTRKPEDDMVEVAITALKEAFGDQYEEMVGKEYVAEAIG
- the prfA gene encoding peptide chain release factor 1 codes for the protein MIDKLKDIITHFESLESQMAEPDFMNDQTRFIEVAKEYRRFRPIVEKSKEYIAIQEQIDDDNEILAGDDLELKDIAQAEIEELEKALSELEKELKVLLLPHDPTDDKNTIIEVRAGTGGDEAALFAADIYRMYSRFAERNGWKYEVMESNSIGIGGFKEVIFSVSGEGVYGMMKFESGVHRVQRVPKTETSGRVHTSAATVAVLPEAEEADIEVVDADLKIDTYRASGAGGQHVNKTESAIRITHLPTGLVVTCQDETSQHKNKAAALKVLRSRLLAEEQDKLARERAAVRRDMVSTGDRSAKIRTYNFPQGRITDHRINFTAYNLESVMDGDIGDIIENLKLADQQAQLASVTE
- the prmC gene encoding peptide chain release factor N(5)-glutamine methyltransferase, whose amino-acid sequence is MSHTAERKDQIWRVIDIIKWGEDYFQSKGFESPKREIEWLLCDLLNYKRIDLYVQFEESISPIKLNQLRGWVKRRVSREPLQYITGQTEFYGHPFKVTTDVLIPRPETERLVDVALHTIGNITHPKVLEVGAGSGCIAVSIGAEKSDAAILSIDVSKAAIQMAQKNAKLNKIENIEFSHMDFLNDLPKGQFDLLVSNPPYIPENEVKETMPEVHQHEPEIALTDQKDGLTFYRRIAEVITNLVKPGGWAVMEVGLGEHPEKALGIFKSAGFNNYELIQDFNSDDRVLKVQI